The Candidatus Woesearchaeota archaeon sequence TGACGAAGGAGGACACCCGGGAAAAATTCACCATTCGCACCTATGAACACGATAAACCGGCGCTCCTTGAGTAGCACAAACTTTTTATAGAACAGAGGGTTTATTCTTTAAAATAGAATATCAAAAATAAAACAGCAAAAAGTTGAGGTGATTGCATGGCACGAGGAACACTCATTGAGGTTCAGTTTGCAAATGGAAAATCCCGCGGCACTATAAAACCAGTAGCAGGTGGACAGGTAGATTTCTATGACTTTCCTGGAAAACTGGCTTACGGCGCCAAGGTTGATTTTGCGGCATACAGCCACAAGGAAATGAGCAGCATACCGTTTGGCCAGCAGCGGCCAGTGGCAAAAGAGCTGAACGGTGTCGGACTCATGATTCCGAAATCGCTGAAAAAGGTCAGAAACATTTAATTTTATTTAGTTTTTTCTTTCTACTTTTTTATCAGATAAAACTATTTAAACACCATGTTCTGCACATGAGCATACGATGCTTGAACAGCTCAAACAACAGGACGCTGAAGTGTATGAAGCAATGGTTCAGGAGCTCGTGCGCCAGCAAAACGTCATTGAGCTGATTGCGTCAGAAAACATTGTCTCAAAAGCAGTGCTGGAAGCCACGGGCTCATGGCTTACGAATAAATATGCCGAAGGATACCCAAAAAAACGGTATTATGGCGGCAATGAATTTGTTGATGTCACGGAACAGCTTGCCATTGACCGCGCAAAAAAATTGTTTGGCGCAGACCATGCAAATGTGCAGCCGCACGCCGGCAGCCAGGCAAACATGGAAGCGTACTTTGCACTTCTCAAGCTTGGCGACACTATTCTGTCAATGAGCCTCGACCATGGCGGCCACCTGACGCACGGCCACAAAATAAATTTTTCTGGAACTTTTTACAATTTTGTTTTTTACGGCGTTGACAAAGAAACTGAAACCATCAATTTTGATGAGGTACGAAAACAAGCGCTTCTCCACAAGCCAAAACTGATCGTGGCAGGCGCATCTGCGTATCCGCGATTCATTGATTTTAAGCCGTTCAAGGAAATTGCCGACGAGGTCGGTGCTTATTTTATGGTTGACATGGCGCATATCGCCGGCCTGATTGCTACGAAAATTCATCCTGACCCGGTGCCGTACAGCGATGTGGTAACGACCACAACGCACAAAACCCTGCGGGGGCCAAGAGGGGCGATGATTCTCTGCAAGGAACAGCATGCCAAGGCAATTGACAAAGCGGTGTTTCCCGGTATGCAAGGCGGGCCGCTCGAACATGTTATCGCGGCAAAAGCGGTAGCATTCGGCGAGGCGCTGAAACCGGAATTCGGGGTGTATCAAAAACAAATTGTGAAAAATGCGCAGGCACTTGCCACGACACTGATGGACAATGGCTTCCGGCTGGTATCCGGCGGCACTGACAACCATCTCATGCTCATCGACCTTTCAAACAAAAACATCGCCGGAAAAGAAGCAGAAACAGTTCTTGATGAGGCAGGCATGTGCTGCAACAAAAATATGATTCCGTTTGACACAAAGAGCCCATTCAATCCGTCTGGCATCCGCCTCGGCACGCCCGCCATCACCAGCAGAGGCATGAAAGAGGAAGAGATGAAACAGATTGGCGAATGGATCGCGCGTGTTATTGAGCATCCAACTGATGAAGCGTTGAGAAAAAAAATACACGCTGATGTTGTTGCGTTGTGCAATCAATTTCCAATCTATACCTAACTACGTGAACAGGTGAATCTATGGAACAGAGCGAAAAAGAGGCCTCATGGTACGGAACACTGGTGCAGTTTTCTCGCCAGTACCACCATCACCGCCGGCTCCGCTATGCAGTTCATTTTATCCTTTTTCTCACCGCGATGTCCGTTTTCTTTATGTTCAAGAAATCGCTTTTTTTCCTTGTCATCTTTCTGGCAGCCAATATGATTGCAGGTATGGTGTTGCGAGGGCCGC is a genomic window containing:
- the glyA gene encoding serine hydroxymethyltransferase — protein: MLEQLKQQDAEVYEAMVQELVRQQNVIELIASENIVSKAVLEATGSWLTNKYAEGYPKKRYYGGNEFVDVTEQLAIDRAKKLFGADHANVQPHAGSQANMEAYFALLKLGDTILSMSLDHGGHLTHGHKINFSGTFYNFVFYGVDKETETINFDEVRKQALLHKPKLIVAGASAYPRFIDFKPFKEIADEVGAYFMVDMAHIAGLIATKIHPDPVPYSDVVTTTTHKTLRGPRGAMILCKEQHAKAIDKAVFPGMQGGPLEHVIAAKAVAFGEALKPEFGVYQKQIVKNAQALATTLMDNGFRLVSGGTDNHLMLIDLSNKNIAGKEAETVLDEAGMCCNKNMIPFDTKSPFNPSGIRLGTPAITSRGMKEEEMKQIGEWIARVIEHPTDEALRKKIHADVVALCNQFPIYT